Part of the Leifsonia soli genome is shown below.
GCTGACGGCCATGACGAATTCGCTGCTGCGCACAGCCCCGCCGGCGACAGCGGACGCCGAACGACACCTGACGCTGGCTTTCGAGAACCTCTTGGCCGGCGTGCTCCACGAGGCCAAACCCGCCCATAAGGCAGCCCCCCACCATCGAGACGGCCTCTTCATGGCGGCCCTGGATGCCGTGGAAGACAACTTCCGCGACCCCGCCTTCAACGCCACGCGCCTCGCCGCCGAGATCTCCGTGAGCCAACGCACGCTCTACAACGCGTTCAGCAGCATGGGGACGACGCCCCGTCGCGAGATCGAACGCCGGCGGATCACCGAGGCGACCCGGCTCACCGAAGCTTCGATCCTCCCGGCAGCCGAGCTGGCGGCCCTCGCCGGATTCACCTCGGCCCGGCAGCTCACCCGGGCTCTGCATCGCTCGAACAGGCCGTAGCCTGCGCCGCCCCGTCACAGCGATGTGGCGGAGCGACCTGACCATCCGGACGGCGCGGCCGATAGTCCCGGTATGCGCAGAATGATCGCCATCCTGATCGGCGCAGCCCTCGTCTCGGCTGCGCTCGCCTCGGCGCCGACGGCCCCCGCCGCACGCGCCGACGATTTCCCGTTCGGCAGCAGGCTCTACGTCGACCCGTACAGCGACGCACGTCGCGCGTACGACGCGCTGACCGCGCAGGGCGACACAGCGGCCGCGGCCCTCATCGGGCAGATCGCGAGCCAGCCGACCGCGGTCTGGCTCGGCGACTGGTACACGCCGACCCTGCTTCAGAGCGTGATCCAGCGGCACCTGCGCGCTGCGGCCGCGCAGGGCGCGACACCCGTGTTCGTGACCTACGCCGTCCCCGACCGCGACTGCGGCGGCTACTCCGCCGGCGGTTTCACGGCCGACCAGTACCTCGACTGGACCCGGCAGGTGGCGGCCGCACTGGCCGGCAGCGGCGCTGTCGTCCTCGTGGAACCGGACTCCCTCGCGATGCTCTCCAGCGCGAAGTGCGCCGGCGTCGCCGCCACTCGGCTACCGCTGCTGAAGTCCGCCGTCGGCATCCTCGCTTCGGCCGGGCTCGCCGCGTATCTCGACGGCGGCAACGCGCGATGGCTCACGCCCGACACTCAGGCGGCGTACCTGAAGGCTGCGGGCATCGCGTACGCACGCGGCTTCTTCACCAACGTCTCCAATTTCGACGCGACGCAGACCGAGCGCGACTACGCCGGGAAGATCTCGTCGCGCGTCGGCTGGAAGCACTTCGTCATCGACGTCTCCCGCAACGGCAACGGCTGGACCGGCACCTGGTGCAACCCGCCGGGCGCGGCCCTCGGCCAGAACCCGCAGATCAACGCCTCGACCACCAGCAAGCTCGACGCGCTTCTCTGGGTGAAGCATCCGGGAGCCAGCGACGGTCCGTGCAACGGCGGACCGGCGGCCGGCGCGTGGTTCGAGAGCGGGGCGGAGGCGCTGGTGCTGGGGCGCACGGCGACGGGCTGACGGGGCGCCGGGCCGGGGCACCGGTCAGGCTCTCCCGCTGCGCGCCGCCGGCGTCTGTCGCGGCGCATCCTCGTGCGGAGGGCGTGGGATTCGAACCCACGAGACATTTCTGCCCACCAGTTTTCAAGACTGGCTCCATCGGCCGCTCGGACAGCCCTCCCGGTGCCGGGCGAACCCGGCGTCGCCCGATTCTAGCGAACCCGGGCGGAGACGATCACTCGGAGAACGGCTTCGAGCAGGTGTACTGCGCCGCGGTCTGGCCGTGCACATCCGACGGGAGCTCCACCGAACCGCCGCCCGCGGTGCCCGAGTCCGGGGTACCGGTCGCCGGCGCCTGGGTGGCCGGAGCCTGCGTCGCGGGCGCCTGCGTGGCCGGAGCCTGCGTAGCCGGGGCGTTCGGGTCGGCCTCCGAGCCGACGCCGGTGTCGCCCGTGAGCGTGATCGGCTTGTCGTTCTGAAGTGCGCTCATCAGCTGGTCCGCCGCGTCCGTCGTCGGGGCGACGCCGCCGTCCACGTAGTGGTTCGGGTACTGCACGAACACGACCTTGCTGATATCGATGTTCTTGAGCGCCATCGCCATGGAGACGATGGTGGTCGGGTTGTTCAGGCTGTCGGACAGCGTGATGTTGCTCGTCGCCGCCTTCGCCAGACCGTAGAGCTTGACCGGGTTGCTCAGCACGTCGGCGCTCTTGATCGTCCGCACGAGCGACGACAGGAACACCTGCTGATTGCTGATGCGGCCGAGGTCCGAGCCGTCGCCGACGCCGTGGCGGGTGCGGAGGAAGGCGAGGGCCTGCGAGCCCTGCAGCACGTTCTGGCCGCCCTTCACATTCAGGCCGGTGTAGGGGTCCTTGATGTCGCCGGCGACGCAGACGGGCACGCCGCCCACCGCGTTCGACATCTCGATCACGCCGTCGAACTGGATGACGCCGGCGTACGGGATGTCGAGGCCGGTCAGCTTCTCGACCGTGAGCACCGTGCAGGCCAGGCCGCCGTAGCTCAGGGAGTTGTTGATCTTCTGGCGGCTCATCGCGTCGAAGCTGCCGCCCTTCGGGTCCGGGCAGGACGGGATGGAGACGAACATGTCGCGCGGGAAGCTGACGACGGTCGCGTTCTGGTGGTCCGCGGAGACGTGCAGGAGCATCGTCACGTCGTTGAGGTTCTCTTCGCGGTCGCCGTATGCGGCGTTGCCGCCGCCGCTGTCGCTGCCGGCGAGGAGCACGTTGAACGCGCCGTTCATGGCGCCGACGCCGGGCGTCGTCTCCTTGCCCTTCG
Proteins encoded:
- a CDS encoding glycoside hydrolase family 6 protein, yielding MRRMIAILIGAALVSAALASAPTAPAARADDFPFGSRLYVDPYSDARRAYDALTAQGDTAAAALIGQIASQPTAVWLGDWYTPTLLQSVIQRHLRAAAAQGATPVFVTYAVPDRDCGGYSAGGFTADQYLDWTRQVAAALAGSGAVVLVEPDSLAMLSSAKCAGVAATRLPLLKSAVGILASAGLAAYLDGGNARWLTPDTQAAYLKAAGIAYARGFFTNVSNFDATQTERDYAGKISSRVGWKHFVIDVSRNGNGWTGTWCNPPGAALGQNPQINASTTSKLDALLWVKHPGASDGPCNGGPAAGAWFESGAEALVLGRTATG
- a CDS encoding LCP family protein, which produces MSELHTRAQARAQEKAAGPAVRHGRLKQHHPLKALLKIVVAVIAVVGVTGVSLAAYATVDVVASVKKSVKLVDAKGKETTPGVGAMNGAFNVLLAGSDSGGGNAAYGDREENLNDVTMLLHVSADHQNATVVSFPRDMFVSIPSCPDPKGGSFDAMSRQKINNSLSYGGLACTVLTVEKLTGLDIPYAGVIQFDGVIEMSNAVGGVPVCVAGDIKDPYTGLNVKGGQNVLQGSQALAFLRTRHGVGDGSDLGRISNQQVFLSSLVRTIKSADVLSNPVKLYGLAKAATSNITLSDSLNNPTTIVSMAMALKNIDISKVVFVQYPNHYVDGGVAPTTDAADQLMSALQNDKPITLTGDTGVGSEADPNAPATQAPATQAPATQAPATQAPATGTPDSGTAGGGSVELPSDVHGQTAAQYTCSKPFSE